In Capricornis sumatraensis isolate serow.1 chromosome 2, serow.2, whole genome shotgun sequence, the DNA window TTAGTTGCTGTTGGTACTAGGTCTGTTAGGAGCTGGCAGTGGTGGGGGGCAGCAGGTGGTAGGGTTGCAACCTGACTTCTGTGGGGAGCAGGGTTGAGCAAGCCCTATGGGTGCTGCCCTGATGCTCAGGCTGCCCTGGTCCCCAGCATATACTGGCCCCGAGGAGGAGGCCTCCCTGGAATTCCTGCTGACGGACTATGAGGCAGTGTGTGGCCGCCGGGCCCGGCTAGAGCGCGAGGTCCAGGGAGCCTTCCTCCGCTTCATGGCCTGCCTGCTCAAGGGCTACCGGGACTTCCTGCGCCCACTCACCCAGGCCCCCTCTGAGGGGTCTCGTGATGTCGACAACCTCTTCTTCCTGCAAGGTAAAGGCGACCTGTCCCTGCTTGGGGAAGGTATCGTGGGACAGGTGACCAGGGGCTGGGCTCCGTGGGGAAGTCAGAGGGCATGCGAAATCACACAGTTACTTGTTTCTAAACTCAGCTAGCATTTTTGTGGTCACCAGCTTTGAGCTATGTGCTCTTCTGGGCCTGGTGAGGGGATAAGGGTACAAAGATGAATCAGCTGTGGCACCAgcctctgggaagcccagggcttGGTGGGAACACAATGACACCTGTGGTAAGCCAGCCCAAGGGCGAAAGTCTCCTCTTGGTGACTCCCCAGTCTGAGGCCCTCGATGCCCAAGGATAAAAGGGAAGGATGCCATGGGACCATGGTGCTGGGGCAGCTGAGCTGGTCAGCGGGTAGGGCCAGAGGGGCCAGAGAGAATGGCTTTTATGGCCTTGGATGCCAAGTTGGCGGGGAGCCAAGACAAGGGTTCAGGAGCGGGTGGCTGTGGTAGAGCCCCCAGTGACCACCCTCTTGGCCCCCTTCTCACCCTTGAGGCTTCCTCAAGTCCCGAGAGCGTTCCAGCCACAAGCTGTACTCCCAGCTGCTACACACGCAGATGTTCTCCCAGTTCATCGAGGAGTGCTCCTTTGGCTCTGCTCGGCACGCTGCCCTCGAATTCTTTGACTCTTGTGTCGACAAGGTATTGGGATCATCCCTTCTTTTTGTGCCCTCTGCTCCGCTCTCGGCTCTGTCACCCCAGACATAAACACTGTCTCACGCATGGTGAGGCTGGTGCCCCCGTGCAGCGCACACAACTGGCCTCATAGACACACTGTCTTCCTGCCCCTCTCTCATCCCCTGGCTGTATCTCCAGGGCCCTGACAGAGTCTGGGCCCATTACCTGCTTCCCCGTGGCTGTGCTTTCCCGGGAGATGCCGTCTTCTGGATCCCTGGCCCTGCTCTGTGCCCACTGTCTGGATGTCCCCTTTCTTACCATCCTGCTTCAGGTCCACCCAGAGCAGGAGAAGCCTGAGCCCACGCCCCTGGTGGAGCTGGAGGAGCTGTCGGGCAGTGAGCTCACCGTGTTTATCACGCCTCCCGAGGAGCCACCAGTGCCAGAGGGCAGTGAATCCATTCCTCAGTACTGGTGAGTGCCTCCCGCCCCCTCTCTTGCTCTGAGGCCTGATCAGCTGACTTAGTACCAACTGCTCTCCATATGGCCTCTCTCCGCCCCTCCAGTTATGATGGGTTCCCCGAGCTACAGGCTGAGCTGTTCGAGTCTCCTCAAGAACAAGCCGGGGCTCTGCCTGTGCCAGGCCCATCCCGCAGTGCCCCCAGCAGTCCTGCCCCTCGCCGTACCAAACAGGTAACCAGCAGGTGGGCCCCCTAGAGGCATCTGACTCAGGCCAGGACtgctgcttcagtttcttcatctgtaaaatgggtataacagTACTTATCCCATAAAGTTGTTGGGAGGTTTCAACATGTCTGGCACAAAAAAGAAACACGAACCATCAGTGTTGTTGTCGTCgtcctcatcttcattttctgaggacTCCGGAAATCCAGGGGCTTGCTGCCTCTGCCAGGACACCTGCCCACACTCAAGCTAAGCATCTGTGCTTGGGAATCCAGGGCTGTGGGCACTGTCCCTGCCACCCCCTCAGCACAAAGACCCTTTCTCAGGGCGGGTGCTGCTTCTCCCACACTGTTTCAAGACCTGCCCTGGCATCATTCTCACCCAGGTGTGTCCCCCGCCCTCTTTAGGAGATGAAGGTGGCGCAGCGGATGGCACAGAAGTCAGCAGCTGTGCCTGAGCTGTGGGCCCGGTGCCTGCTGGGCCACTGCTACGGGCTGTGGTTCTTGTGTTTGCCTGCCTACGTGCGCTCGGCGCCCTCCCGGGTGCGGGCACTGCAGACGGCCTACCAGGTGCTGCGCCAGATGGAGAGCCGCAAGGTGGTGCTGCCTGATGAGGTGGGTGCCCGGGCTCAGTACCAGGGGCTGGTGCAGCCCCGGGGGCCGCAGCCGACAGGGAACATAGGCCCAAGTCCAGGAGCTGGGCAGGTGCTCCGTCGTGTTCACTGAATTAGTGAGCGTGTTCAGGTTGTCGCAGCGGGGACTGCGGGGTGGCAGGGTCCGCAGGAAGGGAGGTGGCTCTGTGAGGACTGGGGAGGCTGGAGGTGGGCGCTCACTGAGGCTTGAGGACTGGGGCCGAGAGTGAGCCCACCTCATCCCGTGTGTCTCCGGCCCAGGTGTGTTACCGCGTGCTGATGCAGCTGTGCTCACACTACGGGCAGCCCGTGCTGTCCGTGCGGGTCATGCTGGACATGCGGCGGGCGGGCATCGTGCCCAACACCATCACCTACGGCTACTATAACAAGGTGCCCAGTCACTCGCCTTTGGGGTGGGCGGTGGGATGGTGGCAGGGGTATGTGGGGCGGGCGCTGTTCCCCGACACCTGTGGCTTTCCCCTCCCCGTGGAGATCGGGCCCATACAGTCCAACAAGGTCCTGCGGCCACTGTCCCACAGAGCTCCTCTAGTGCCTCGGCACCTGGGCTGCTTTGAGTCTCACCCACAGCAGTCCTGGCAAGCAGGTTAGGAAAGTACCGCCACCTCCCAGGAATAGCTGATCATGGGAGCCAGGATGCCAGCTCTGCTCCAAAGACAACATCCACGTAAAACCATCTTACCTTTCCCACAGCTCCTTGAAGTGGAACGATTCTcgtccccatcttacagatgaggctATGAGGTTGCAGGGGGTTAGTAACTTGTCCGAGGTACCACAGTAAGTTAGGGAGTTAGGACACACACAGGCATATCGTTTCCTGAATCCAGGCCCTTCACCATGACGCTAAACTATTTCCTgtttttagatgaggaaactaatggCCAAAACAAATGAACTGATGTCTTCAAAGCCCACAGTTTATAAACAGCAGTCTGCAGACAGGTTGTCTCCACCGTTTCTGACTTCCTCCAGAACCCCCTGGGTGGCCACCGCCAGCTCTCTGTTCTGGGCTCTTGTTCCTGGCTGAGCCCTTGGCAGGACAATCATAGGCAGGATGTCTGGAGGGAAAGGTGGTCGCTGGGCCCCCAGGTCAGGCAGTCAGCATCTAGCTGAGGCCCAGGGTATGGAGACAGGCTGTCTGCATGGGTGAACACTGTGCTTGGCAGGCTGTGCTGGAAAGCAAGTGGCCGTCTGGCACACCGGGTGGGCGCCTGCGCTGGGCCAAGCTCCGGAACGTGGTCCTGGGGGCTGCTCAGTTCCGCCAGCCCTTGCGAGaacagcggcagcagcagcagaagcaggaggAGGTGGAGACAGCAGCCCAAGAGGCAGGCAGCTCGCAGCCAGGTGGGTAGGGCCTGGTGACACAGGCGGGGACAGGCATGGAGAGCTgggctggtccagtggctgacaGTCAGTGCGCCGAGGACAGGTAGACTACCCTTGGCAGCCAACAAAAGACAAGAGATTCTGCCTGGGAGAAGCCTTGCAGACCCAGGTCCCCGTGAGGAGCTCTGTTTTGGAGCTGGGGGCCAGGTTTCCAGCTGGCTGTCTTTTGACCCCTCCCTGCCTTCTGCAGAGCCCTATTTGGAGCGCCCCTCCCCAACCCGCCCCCTTCAGCGCCAGACTACCTGGGCCGGGCGAAGCCTGCGGGACCCCGCCTCACCTATGGGACGCCTGGTGAAGAGCGGCAGCCTGGGTAGTGCCCGAGGGGCACAGCCCACCGTGGAGGCTGGTGTGGCCCACAGTGAGTGCCCTCatcccacaccccacccctcGGCCCATCAGCTACCCTAACCACTTTCCAGGTGGAGGGGTGGTGCTCTGTGGCAGGTACTGTAGGCTCTGGGGGAATCTTGCCCAGACTGTCATCAAGGTGGGGGCTGTGGCGCCAGATTGCATAGCCAGGAATTGTGTTTACTCAGGCCCCAAggagggcctggactccatcttccCTGATTCTTTTCTGCCTTGCAGTGATAGAGGCCTTGGGGGTCCTGGAGCCCCGGGGATCACCCATCCCCTGGCATGATGGAAGCCTCTCAGACCTGAGCCTGGCCGGGGAAGAGTCGGGACCTGGAGGcagcccaggggactcaggctcAGCCCTGAGCACCCAGTCCACTGAAACCCTGGAAGGGCCAAGTGGGCGGGTGCCCAAGGCCGGCGGGCGTCAGGATGAGGCCAGCACCCCCCGAAGAGGGCTGGGTGCCCGCCTCCAACAGCTGCTCACTCCTTCTCGCCGCCCCCCCACCTCTCGTGCCCCCCCGTCTGAGCtgccccctgacctgcctccctcAGCCcgtcgcagccccatggacagccTTCTGCGCCCCCGGGAGCGCCCCGGATCCACTGCATCCGAGGTAACCACTAAGGGCAGGCTCCAGACACTTCAGCACttggaggcctggggaggggctgcGAACTTGCAGTGCCCAGAAGTGGGCCTTGAAGGGTGGCTGAGCCAGCTTCCTGGATAAAGAGCAGCATGGGGTTGGCTGACTGTGCTTTCTCTCATAATGGCAGAGCTCAGCCTCTCTGGGCAGTGAGTGGGACCTCTCAGAATCTTCTCTCAGCAGCGTGAGCCTTCGCCGTTCCTCAGAGCGCCTCAGTGACACCCCTGGATCCTTCCAGCCACCTTCCCTGGAAGTGAGGATAACCCCTCCCACACAGACTGCTGGAGCTCACATATATACCACACCCAAGGCACCCTGTCAGAGGCAGGGGCTGGCGGGAGGCgggaggaggctgggctgggctgtggaGGTTCAAGCCTGGATAAGGAGCAGGGGCTCCTGAGCTCTGAGGCCAAAAGGGGCCTGCTTCCTGGGGCCTTTCACCTGCAGATTCTGCTGTCTAGCTGCTCACTATGCCGTGCCTGTGACTCCCTGGTGTATGATGAGGAGATCATGGCTGGCTGGGCGCCTGACGACTCCAACCTCAACACCACCTGTCCGTTCTGCGCCTGCCCCTTTGTGCCCCTGCTCAGCGTCCAGACCCTTGATTCCCGACCCAGGTGCCCAAAGATGGGCAGGGGCTGCGGGTGCGGCAGGGCGGCAGAGGCCTGAGGGCTAACCTTCCCGCCATCTTCTTGCAGTGCCCCCAGCCCCAAGCCTGCCCCTGCTGGTGCCAGTGGCAGCAGCGACGCTCCTGTCCCCGGGGGCCCAGGCCCTGTGCTCAGTGACCGCAGGCTTTGCCTAGCCCTGGATGAGCCACAGCTCTGCAACGGGCACACGGGGGTAAGGGCTGGGCCAGAACCcagctgagtgtgtgtgtgtgtgttgccctGTGGGTAGCCCCAGTGACGCTGAGGAGAGATGGGTACAGAGGGCAAGGGGCGTCCCAGAAGCTGCTGgatgtggtggctcagtgggaagcaGGGCTCTGAGGATGCGGCTGTGGTAtatcccctcccctgccctcccgctTTGTGCCTGACAGAGTGCCTCCCGGCGTGTTGAGAGTGGGGCATGGGCGTATCTCAGTCCCCTCGTGCTGCGGAAGGAGCTGGAGTCACTGGTCGAGAACGAGGGCAGTGAGGTGCTGGCATTGCCTGAGTTGCCTGCTGCTCACCCCATCATCTTCTGGAACCTTCTGTGGTATTTCCAGCGGCTGCGCCTGCCCAGCATTCTGCCGTGCTTGGTGCTGGCCTCCTGTGATGGGCCCCCGCCCCCCCAGGTCGGTGCTCGGACACAGTCCCTGCCCCCTCGTCTCCTAGCTGTTTCTCAGCCCCCTGTGTCCTTGGCGCTATAGGCAGAGCACAGGTTTGGAGTCGATTATACCTGGTTGACTCCTGgccatttcacttcacttctctgagcttcagtctcctcatctgtaagatggcaTAACTGCCCCCTCTCTGGGCTGTTGTTAGGCACCTAGTGTAGTGCCTGTTACCCCAGTACTAATTCGTTAATGTTCGTCTATTCATCACTCTGCTCATTGCACCAATATTTATTGGGCACTTTTTAGGTTCCAGGCAGAGTTTTAGGCACTAGGGATGCAGCAGATGACAAAACAAAGTCCTTGCTCTCAGAGAACTTGCATTCCCATGGGGAACAAgagtttctctcttctctttagcTGTGCCCGGTAATGTCCCTGTCCCTTGGAATAGCACCTGTCCGtttcccaccctctgcctcccgTGCCATGAGCCTGTCTCCTTTATCTTGGCCCCCTGCAGGCCCCAGCTCCTTGGACAATGCCTGACCCAGCGTCCGTACAGGTGCGGCTGCTGTGGGACGTCCTGACCCCTGATCCCGATAGCTGCCCACCTCTCTATGTACTCTGGAGGGTCCACAGTGAGTCTCATATTTGGCCCAGAATGGGAAGGAGTAGGTCCTGTGCTTAGAGGGCTCAATAATCTTGGTTACCTTCTTTTCTTCCACCCAGGCCAGATCCCACAGCGGGTGGTATGGCCAGGTCGAGTACCTGCATCCCTTAGCCTGGCGTTGTTGGAATCGGTGCTGCGCCACGTCGGTCTCAACGAGGTGCACAAGGCTATAGGGCTCCTGCTAGAAACTCTAGGGCCCCCTCCCACTGGCCTGCACCTGCAAAGGTATCACGTTCCCATCTGAGAGGTCCTGGGTCTGTTGCGGGCTCCTTCCCGCCTTATCTCTCTTACACCCTTTTGACTCCACTCCAGGGGCATCTACCGTGAGATCTTATTCCTGACATTGGCTGCTCTGGGCAAGGACCACATGGATATAGGTGAGGGAACAGGCAGCGGGCTGAGGGGTTTAGATCTAGGGCCAGGTGTGGGAGGCTGGGGATTGACCTAACATACTGACCTACCTCCACCCTCTTCCCTAGTGGCCTTCGACAAGAAGTACAAATCCGCCTTTAACAAGCTGGCCAGCAGCATGGGCAAGGAGGAGCTGAGGCAGCGGCGGGCACAGATGCCTACCCCAAAGGCCATTGATTGCCGGAAATGTTTCGGAGCGCCTCTGGAATGCTAGGGACCCTTAAGCTTCCTTCTCCAGTCTGGGCTGAGGAGGTGAGGGAAGAAGGATTCTAGAGAGAACCTGCTTCTCTGTTTCCTTCCGAGTTGGGAATAGGCTAGGAAGCATGCCCAGCCATAGGCTCTGAGTGGGGGCAGTGGGACCCACTGTTACCAAAAGTCACAATTTCCCATCTCCAGCCTGCCCTCTATGCTCATGCTGATGTTGGAGGAGGCCTGGGGGTAGCTGGCACATCTCTGTTCCACCCCATCCTATACCAGGAACTTCCCTCCAGGGTACCCACAGATCTGCACTGCCCTGGCCATTTtataagtttttgttttaaaaaacaactggaaagatacacagctactgagcctttgCCCTGAACGGGAGGGAGGGATGTCATTTCCCACCAGAGATGGTCCCTTTCCCCTAGAATTGCCGAAGGAGCCTAAGGCTCTCTATGCCTTTCTACCTTAGTGTTtgtattttaagttatttattctgGAGCCACAGCCCCCTTGCTTAGGAGGTTCTTATGGACagtaagagagagaagggaaatggggctccatggtccagtggtttgtagCTCCTTGAAAGTCAGGAGTTAGAAGCTAGAGGAGTCCCAAGCTCCCCTTAGGAAAAACTGGTGCCCCTCTAGTCCTAATCCTTCTTGTCCACTCCATCTTGGGGAATGCCTCACACACCCAAGGCCCTGACTGTGCAATAAGGATTGTTCCTTGTGAAGTTTCGTTGGATGTAAATATAGTAAAAGCTGCTTCtgtctttttccttctgcctcctgtTCTCTGGGATAAAGGTGGGGGATACCGCTGTTTTCCTCCTGGCTGCACATCCTTCTCTCCAACTTTTCATCCCTTGCTGCCTTTGGGCACACACTACTTTCCCTGACCAGGTCTGGTGCTGGTCCCTTGGGGCACAGGGAGTCTCAGAGCAGGAGAGGGGTGAATCCGGTGCTGGCTATGGTGGTGCCAGTCTGTGTGGTACTTCCGGCCCTCCCACACAATCACTTCCTTGTCCCTCATCTGTACCCCACACAAAGGCTCCATTCTCTGGGGGCCCTGAGCTCATCTCTGCCTTCTTTCCTCTCCCCCATATCCCCCCTCCCAACTTCTCCAGTACCTCCACAGGGATGACAACCCTCTCCCCAGTCACTGGTGTTGGCCACGCTCACACATCCTGGGAGCTGCTCTAACTGCAGGCAGTACTCTTCCAACCAGGGCCTCAGCCTGGGGACAGCACTAGGAGGACAAGAGCAAGGATTGAGGAGCTCACTACATGTGGGCATCAGGCAGCCAGGCACTACTTCTCTAACCCTTTTGGCCCCACTTGGagttctccctttttttcctatataattaaataaacacAGGAAACAACTCCTAACAGAGCTGCAAAATCAATTACCAAAGGGAATTAACCAGCAAAACAAAAATGCCTTGGGGAAGGAGTGTCAGTGGAGGAAATAACTTACATGCACCTCTAGTGCAAATTCCTAGGGGTGGATATCAGTAGATGAAGATAGCAGTACTACTGAATTCTGGGACCCTCAGGCCAGAGGATGCTTTCCCATCCT includes these proteins:
- the DENND4B gene encoding DENN domain-containing protein 4B; protein product: MEADAVSEGGAMAEERPPRLVDYFVIAGLAGNGAPIPEETWIPEPSGPLRPPRPAEPITDVAVIARALGEEVPQGYTCIQASAGGHPLELSAGLLGGTQPVICYRRGRDKPPLVELGVLYEGKERPKPGFQVLDTTPYSHSANLAPPGPGHPRTYLTYRRAAEGAGLHALGITDLCLVLPSKGEGTPHTYCRLPRNLNPGMWGPAVYLCYKVGLAKANTLVYEAELLGRYPEEDNEAFPLPESVPVFCLPMGATIECWPAQTKYPVPVFSTFVLTGAAGDKVYGAALQFYEAFPRARLSERQARALGLLSAVERGRALGGRAVRSRRAIAVLSRWPAFPAFRAFLTFLYRYSVSGPHRLPLEAHISHFIHNVPFPSPQRPRILVQMSPYDNLLLCQPVSSPLPLSGASFLQLLQTLGPELAITLLLAVLTEHKLLVHSLRPDLLTSVCEALVSMTFPLHWQCPYIPLCPLVLADVLSAPVPFIVGIHSSYFDLHDPPVDVICVDLDTNTLFQTEEKKPLSPRTLPRRPYKVLLATLTHLYQQLGQTYTGPEEEASLEFLLTDYEAVCGRRARLEREVQGAFLRFMACLLKGYRDFLRPLTQAPSEGSRDVDNLFFLQGFLKSRERSSHKLYSQLLHTQMFSQFIEECSFGSARHAALEFFDSCVDKVHPEQEKPEPTPLVELEELSGSELTVFITPPEEPPVPEGSESIPQYCYDGFPELQAELFESPQEQAGALPVPGPSRSAPSSPAPRRTKQEMKVAQRMAQKSAAVPELWARCLLGHCYGLWFLCLPAYVRSAPSRVRALQTAYQVLRQMESRKVVLPDEVCYRVLMQLCSHYGQPVLSVRVMLDMRRAGIVPNTITYGYYNKAVLESKWPSGTPGGRLRWAKLRNVVLGAAQFRQPLREQRQQQQKQEEVETAAQEAGSSQPEPYLERPSPTRPLQRQTTWAGRSLRDPASPMGRLVKSGSLGSARGAQPTVEAGVAHMIEALGVLEPRGSPIPWHDGSLSDLSLAGEESGPGGSPGDSGSALSTQSTETLEGPSGRVPKAGGRQDEASTPRRGLGARLQQLLTPSRRPPTSRAPPSELPPDLPPSARRSPMDSLLRPRERPGSTASESSASLGSEWDLSESSLSSVSLRRSSERLSDTPGSFQPPSLEILLSSCSLCRACDSLVYDEEIMAGWAPDDSNLNTTCPFCACPFVPLLSVQTLDSRPSAPSPKPAPAGASGSSDAPVPGGPGPVLSDRRLCLALDEPQLCNGHTGSASRRVESGAWAYLSPLVLRKELESLVENEGSEVLALPELPAAHPIIFWNLLWYFQRLRLPSILPCLVLASCDGPPPPQAPAPWTMPDPASVQVRLLWDVLTPDPDSCPPLYVLWRVHSQIPQRVVWPGRVPASLSLALLESVLRHVGLNEVHKAIGLLLETLGPPPTGLHLQRGIYREILFLTLAALGKDHMDIVAFDKKYKSAFNKLASSMGKEELRQRRAQMPTPKAIDCRKCFGAPLEC